Within Acidobacteriota bacterium, the genomic segment GACCTGCTCTCCGGACCCATCGACAAGGACGATCTCGACGGCTCCCTGTACCAGTGGTGCGAAGTCGGTCAGGCGCGTGACATGAGTGTGGGCCGTCGCCGTGTGGCCTTCCGCCAGAGCGTCGATCTCCGGGAAGACCTCGAACCGTTCGCCGAGAGCCGTGACCGTCCAGCTCTCGTGGGAATGACCGTGCTCCTCGACCGGCGGAGCACTGACACACCCCACGAGCAACAGCACCGCCACACACTGGGTCCGCCGGCGTCCTCGCCGGCTGGTCGGGGTGAGACGCTCTCGTCTGCAGTAAAGAGTCACCCCACGGCAACGCCGTCTCTCTGGGTGCGCGGACCCTCTGGTCCGCTGCCGCCGAAGGCGGCCAGCAGTATCGCCGCCGGCCTCCGGCCGGCGTCCGCTTCGTCCGAGACCCCGCCTCATGACCCCGGCCCTCCCTCTCCGCTAGCCGCCAGCCGTTCCAGCTCCCGGTGCGCCGCCAGCGCCGCCTCGTGCAGGTCGAGCACCGCCAGTTCCGCCTCGGTCACGGAACGGTGAGTCTCGAGCAAGTCGGTCAGCCCGGCCTCGCCCTGGCGGAACGCCGCCTCCGCGCCGTCCAGCATCAGCTCCGTGGCGCCGAGTTCTTCGCGGGCCTCGGCGAGGGCGGCTGCGAACCGGGCGAAGTTCGTGCTTGCCGCGTTCCGCGCGGCCGCGGATTCGCGCTCCGCGAGTTCAAGCCTCGCCCCGGCGGCCGCCAGGGCCGCGCCGGCGTTCTGCCGCGCCGCCTGCCGGCGGTCGAAGAGCGGGACGGACCAGGCGACACCGAAGATCGGCCCGTCGACGGCGCCAGGCGTCAGGTCCTGCCGCCGCCAGCCCAGTGTGACTTCGGGCGAGGCCACGATCGGCCGGGTCGCAAGCCGGGCCAGTTCGGCCGCCGCCAGGTCCGCCTCCGCGGCGCGCACGCGGCTGTCCACACCATCCAGCGACGGCGCGTTCGGAAGTTCAGGCAGAACCGGCCGCGCGTCCGCCGGCAGGCCTGGGTGCCAGGCTGCCGCCTCAGCCTTCGCCCGCTCGCTCGCCCCATCCGCGAGGACAACGCGGGACCGGAGCGTGGCGGCGGCCAGGCGGAGCCGGCGGGCCTCGAGACCCGAGGCTTCGCCCCTCTCCGCGCGGGCCGCCTCACGCTGCGCAAGCGACCCGACCCGCTCAGCCTGGAGCGTCAGTCGTTGCTGCCGCGCGTCGGCCACAGCCCAACCGGCGTAGGCCTCCCTCATCGCCAGGCGATAGCCCAGCAGGTCGTACGCCAGGCGACCACGGGCAGCGCCGATCTCGCCTTCGCGGGCCTCGATCTCCGGGGCGCGCGCGGCGTCCGGCATCTTCCAGGAAACGAGAACGTCCGTCTGGCCGATCGGACCGGCAGGGTCCTCGCGCACAGCCTCGACGACGGGATTGTCGAACGTCCGGGCCGCCACCAACCGAGCCTCCGCGGACGCCACGGCCCCGGCGCTCTCACGAACGGCGGGGTGCGTCTCGTCGAGGACCGAGAGGAACTCGGCCTCGGTGATGACGGACCGGTCCTGTGCCGCGCCGGCGACGGCGAAGAAGCCTCCGAGGAGACCGATCAGGGTAAAGCGATGCATGCTGACTCCTTTCCGCGTCCAGGTTCCGGGTACGAACCGCACCCGGGCCTAAGGCCGCGGATCAGAGCAGCAGCGCGCAGTGAGACCGGAAGAGTGGCGCCGGCGGTCCGCGTCGGGAAGCCGCGTCGAAGGGCGACCCCTCGGCGACCGTGACCGACGACGAAAGCGGCGCGGCAAGCACAGCCCACGACGACGCGGCGGGCCGTAAAAGGTCGGCCTCGGCGTCCAGCGTGACGTCATGGTCGTGGTCGGGCACCAGTTCGTCGTCGTGGTGATGCCCGTGCGTCGCGGACCTCGCCAGGGCCGCGGTGTCGTGCTCGTGCCCTGGCGCGAAGAGATGAGCCGCCAGGTCCAGCCCGGCAGCCAGCGCAAACGTACCCGGCGTCTGGCATCCGAGCAGGACGGCGACGGCGACGACACGCTTGAGCGGAGTGCTCACGCTGATCACTGTGCCAGACACGCCGCGGTTGGTCAACGAGACGGGCGGGCGGCGACAGGCGATACGCTTGCCCCTTGCCTGAGCCGAAGCCGCACTCCCAGGTCCTGGCCGCCCTGCTTGTCCTGGGCCTCGCGGCCTGCGGCGGGGACTACCCGCCACCGCCCGAGACGGAGCAGATTCTCTTCACGGAGACGCTCCACGGAGTCGAGTTCGAGGATCCCTACCGGTGGCTGGAGGACCAGGACAGCCCGGAGACCCGCGCATTCATCGACCGGCAGAACGAGTACGCCGAGCTCATCGTCGGTGAGCCGCCGGGACGGGACTGGGCGCGGCGGCGGTTGAGTGAGCTGATCGACACGCCTTCCGTCGGCTCGCCGAACAAGGCCGGCGAGTACGAATTCTTCACCCTGCGCCGGTCGGGCGAGGAGCTGGCGTCCATCGTACGTCGTCCGGCGCCCGAGGATGCCGAGGCCGGACCCGCGAAGATCGACCCGGCCGGCGAGTACGAGGTCGTGATCGACCCGGCGGAAGTCGGCAGCGAGTACGCGCACCTCGGGATCGTCTCCGTCTCTCCCGACGGGAAGTCCCTGCTCTACAACATCCGTATCGGCGGCGAGGACGAAACGGCCGTCCAACTACGGGACCTCGAACAGAACGTCGACCTCGACTTCGAGATGCCCCGGGCGTTGAACGACCAGGCGTTCTTCGCGAAGGACGGCAGCGGCATCTACTACACCGTCCGCGACCGTGTCGAAGGTCCGCGTATCCGCTTCCACCGGTTCGGCACCGATCGGGCGGAGGACGCCCTTGTGTTCGGCGAGGGGATCGGGCCGCGGGCCTTCGTTCGCGCCGAGCAGCTCGACGACACGAAGTTGCTCGTCGGAGTCCAGCACGGATGGGCGCGTAGCGACGTGTACCTGGTCGAGGTCGGCACCTGGCGGGTCACGCCGATCGTCGAAGGCATGGAGGCCCGCTTCAACACCCACCACAGCAATGGCCGCTTGTTCGTGCGCACGAACCTGGACGCGCCGCTCAACCGGCTGATGGAGGTCGATCTCGACCGGCCGGAGGTCGCTGACTGGCGAGAAGTGGTGCCGGAAGCCGACGATGTCCTCCAGGGCGTGTCGGTGATCGGCGGCAAGCTCTACCTGGCCTACCTGCACCACGTGGCGAGCCGGATCCGGGTCTTCGAGCTCGACGGCACGCCGGCCGGCGAGATCGAGGTGCCCGAGCACCACAACGCCAGCATCCGGGGGGCCGGCGAAGGCAAGGCGCTCCTGTCGCTCGTCTCCTACCTGCAGCCGCCCGTGACCTGGCTGCTCGACCTCGAGGCGGGCACGCGCGAGGTCTTCAGGGAAGCTCAGGCGCTCTTCTCCGGCGACGGCTACGTGCTGAAGCAGGTGCGCTACACGTCGAAGGACGGCACCTCCGCGCCGATGTACATCGCCCACCGGGAGGACTTCGAGCCCGACGGCACGACCCCCGCCCTGCTCAACGGCTACGGCGGCTTCAACGTCTCCCTGACCCCGCGGTTCAACCCGCTGGCGGCTCTGTGGCTCGAGGCCGGCGGCGTCTACGCGGTCGCCACGCTCCGCGGCGGCAGCGAGTACGGCGAGGAGTGGCACCAGGCCGGAATGCTCCACAACAAGCAGACCGTCTTCGACGACTTCATCTCCGCCGGCGAATGGCTGGTCGCGGAGGGCTACAGCGACCCCGAGCGCCTGGCGATCCACGGCGCCAGCAACGGCGGACTGCTGGTCGGCGCCTCCCTGACCCAGCGCCCAGACCTCTACCGCGCCGTCCTCTGCGGTTTCCCCGAGCTCGACCTGATCCGCTTCTACACCTTCACCGAGACGAACAACATGCCGGCGCTGCTCGAGTACGGCGACGGCGAGATCCCCGACCAGTTCGAGTCGCTGCGCGGCTTCTCGCCCTACCAGGCGATCCGCGACGGCGTTGCCTACCCCGCCGTCATGCTGACCCAGGGCGACCTCGACACCCGTGTGCCGCCGCTCCAGGCGCGCAAGGTCGCCGCCCGATTGCAGGCGGCGACCTCATCGGGGCTGCCGGTCATCATGCGGTACCACCCGTATGCCGGCCATGCCGCGAGCCGCGGTCTGCCGATGTCGGAGCGGCTCGAGTTCGTCGCCGCGGAGGCGACCTTTCTGCTGACTCAGACGGGGCTGACGGCGCCGGCGGCCGAGAGTTGACAGAAGCCGACTCTCAGAAGTTGTAGCTCACGCCGACGCCAACCCTGCGCCCGCGGGCAATCGTGCTTGCCGGAGCATTGAACACGATGCCGGACATGTAGATGTCCTCGTCCAGCAGATTGTCGCCCCAGAAGTAGATCTCGCGCGGGCCCATCCCGAGACCCACACGCAGACCCACTCTGTCGTATGCGTCGAACAAGAGACGGTTGGCCGGGTCCGCGAACCGTTCCCCCAGGTGGTTGTAATTGAGGTGGCTCCGAAGCTCCAGGCCACCCGAGCGGGCCGAACCCAGCGGCTGGATGTGCGTGAGTGCCAGTGAACCGCTGAAGTGGGCGCTGTTTGGCACCCTGCTTCCGACGGGCACCCGCGCGAAGCTGTTCGCCGGCACGCCCGTGATCTCCGCCTCCGTGTAGTTGAGGCCGGACCGCAGAGTCAGCGTGTTCGTGATTCTCCAATCCAGCTCCAGTTCGGCTCCGCTCGTCTCAGTGTCGAAGTTCTCGGGCGCCGTCTCCTGGGTGAAGAAGTTGAAGGTGAAGATGTGGTCGTCCTTGACGTCGTTGAAGTACACGGCTCCAGTCAGGAGGACGTCGCCGCTCCCCAGGCCGCTCTTGAATCCGACCTCGTAGGAGTTCACCTTGGATGGCGCATACGGCGCGTCCAACCGGCCCCGCGTGACGTTGGCGCCTCGGTCGGCAAAGCCACCGGCCTTGTAACCCCGGCTGTAGATCCCGTACAACGACACACGTTCACTGACGTGCAGGTTGAGGCCGGTACGTCCGGTGAGGTAGTCGTCGCTCAGGTCCTGCTCCAGCTCGACGAAGCGAAGCGGGTTCGGATTGAACCGGTTGGGCGCCCAGACGATGTGGAAGTCCTTCTTCTCCCAGGTGTGGCGAACGCCGGCTGTCAACTCCAGTCGATCCGTCAACGGATACGTCATCTCGCCGAAGACGGCGTTCGTCGTCGTATTGAAGTCACGCTCGTTGATGTCCGCATTCAGGGCGACAAAGGGGAAGAAGAACGGGTCCTCGTAGTCGAACGACGCTGACTTGCTGGTGTCGTCGTAGTAGTGCGCGCCTGCCACCCAGAACAGGTCGCTCGTTCCCCTTGAGTTCAAACGGAACTCCTGGTTGAAGAACTCGCGTTCGAAGCTGTTGTTGACGACGCCGTAGTTGGCGGGGACGAAGCCCAACTGGGGCAGGAAGATCCTGCCTTCGTAGAGAATCCCGGTCGATCGATTGTCGGTCTCGTCGTACGCCGAGATCGAGGTGAAGTCGAACCCGCCAAGGTTGGCGGTCACCCTCATCGTCCACTGATCGACGTCCTTGTCGCCATCGACGGCGCCGGGAGGGGCATCCATCTGCGGCGG encodes:
- a CDS encoding TolC family protein, with protein sequence MHRFTLIGLLGGFFAVAGAAQDRSVITEAEFLSVLDETHPAVRESAGAVASAEARLVAARTFDNPVVEAVREDPAGPIGQTDVLVSWKMPDAARAPEIEAREGEIGAARGRLAYDLLGYRLAMREAYAGWAVADARQQRLTLQAERVGSLAQREAARAERGEASGLEARRLRLAAATLRSRVVLADGASERAKAEAAAWHPGLPADARPVLPELPNAPSLDGVDSRVRAAEADLAAAELARLATRPIVASPEVTLGWRRQDLTPGAVDGPIFGVAWSVPLFDRRQAARQNAGAALAAAGARLELAERESAAARNAASTNFARFAAALAEAREELGATELMLDGAEAAFRQGEAGLTDLLETHRSVTEAELAVLDLHEAALAAHRELERLAASGEGGPGS
- a CDS encoding prolyl oligopeptidase family serine peptidase, whose translation is MPEPKPHSQVLAALLVLGLAACGGDYPPPPETEQILFTETLHGVEFEDPYRWLEDQDSPETRAFIDRQNEYAELIVGEPPGRDWARRRLSELIDTPSVGSPNKAGEYEFFTLRRSGEELASIVRRPAPEDAEAGPAKIDPAGEYEVVIDPAEVGSEYAHLGIVSVSPDGKSLLYNIRIGGEDETAVQLRDLEQNVDLDFEMPRALNDQAFFAKDGSGIYYTVRDRVEGPRIRFHRFGTDRAEDALVFGEGIGPRAFVRAEQLDDTKLLVGVQHGWARSDVYLVEVGTWRVTPIVEGMEARFNTHHSNGRLFVRTNLDAPLNRLMEVDLDRPEVADWREVVPEADDVLQGVSVIGGKLYLAYLHHVASRIRVFELDGTPAGEIEVPEHHNASIRGAGEGKALLSLVSYLQPPVTWLLDLEAGTREVFREAQALFSGDGYVLKQVRYTSKDGTSAPMYIAHREDFEPDGTTPALLNGYGGFNVSLTPRFNPLAALWLEAGGVYAVATLRGGSEYGEEWHQAGMLHNKQTVFDDFISAGEWLVAEGYSDPERLAIHGASNGGLLVGASLTQRPDLYRAVLCGFPELDLIRFYTFTETNNMPALLEYGDGEIPDQFESLRGFSPYQAIRDGVAYPAVMLTQGDLDTRVPPLQARKVAARLQAATSSGLPVIMRYHPYAGHAASRGLPMSERLEFVAAEATFLLTQTGLTAPAAES
- a CDS encoding TonB-dependent receptor; translated protein: MFDDIVVTARFVEEDISDVPFTVNVVDAEEIRLNRLLSLEDLFLSVPGVEITSFNDTSNANVRIRGVGAINKTSRDDSSVVIYIDGVPQPIGTSTLGTLDFESAEVLKGPQGTLFGRNSEAGAIQIVTNPAVFENGGYARAEYGEEAQYRLEGAFNVAVSDRVAMRFAGNYRSEDNHIINPNDSEPITKPSSLNARGKLRWDVTDRVALNLTSSHARLRDSPFIYSLHPQTDPPQMDAPPGAVDGDKDVDQWTMRVTANLGGFDFTSISAYDETDNRSTGILYEGRIFLPQLGFVPANYGVVNNSFEREFFNQEFRLNSRGTSDLFWVAGAHYYDDTSKSASFDYEDPFFFPFVALNADINERDFNTTTNAVFGEMTYPLTDRLELTAGVRHTWEKKDFHIVWAPNRFNPNPLRFVELEQDLSDDYLTGRTGLNLHVSERVSLYGIYSRGYKAGGFADRGANVTRGRLDAPYAPSKVNSYEVGFKSGLGSGDVLLTGAVYFNDVKDDHIFTFNFFTQETAPENFDTETSGAELELDWRITNTLTLRSGLNYTEAEITGVPANSFARVPVGSRVPNSAHFSGSLALTHIQPLGSARSGGLELRSHLNYNHLGERFADPANRLLFDAYDRVGLRVGLGMGPREIYFWGDNLLDEDIYMSGIVFNAPASTIARGRRVGVGVSYNF